The genomic region TTTCATTAAGCTCGCCGTTAACCTGGATAAAGTCGCGCGGGCTGAATGTCAGCGTCAGATCGTTTATTCGATAAAAAGGGAAGCTCGCCATTGACCTGCAATAGTGCATCGCTGTCGGGTGCCAGAAACAGGGCAACATGATTATTATGCGAAAACTGTTCCAGTTTTTCTTTATCCGCCCTGCTCAGGGCATCAAGATGGCGCAGAACCAGCAATGGACCATTATCTGCCAGCACCAGTTCGACATGGCCCAGACGCCTGGCTACCTGCAAACTGTTTAACAATTGGTGCAGATGCGGGATTAAGGCATTAAGCTCAGGTTTCAAAACGGGACACTGCATAACAGTGACCAGCTCACCTGATGAAGCCACCTGACGAAATCCCATTTGCACTGTCTGGCTACGTTTATCAAAGTACAAGCTCAATCGCGCCCGTCGCCGATAGCCGTACGGCTCCCCCGCAATAATATTGTCTATTACCACCGGGATAATGCTGGTCACTTAAGGTGACCAGCAACCTTTTTATCCGGATATTTCCTGCTCTTTACCCTCAACTCTCTCGGGTAACTTCGCTCTCTTCTACCCGGTAACACAAGCCATTTCGCCTGTTCATACAGGGTTCTCAGTTCTCCCGGCATTTTTCCCGGCGAAGCCCAGGGCAGGGTTATCAGCATCCGGATTATTTCGCTTATCGCTCCACTGAAGCTCAGCTGGTAAGGCAGGTAATCTCCTTTCAGATGGAACGCCATCTGCACCATCTGATATCGCACCAGGTTATAAGCCAGCAGTACCCCCCATAGCTCCTGTCTCACCAGCTCCGGCAGGCGACTGCGTAATGTCCACCGGCTGTCCAGCATACCCTGCTTTGCTTCCCGGTAGCCCAGTTCTGTTTCCCAGCGGTGGCGATATAGCTCGCTGATATCTTTACCCGGATAGCGATTCGGGTCTGTCAGTGACGTCAGCACCTGCCTCTCTTTACCGTCTACCCTGCGGGTCAGCAGTCTTGCCACCATTTCTTCCGGGACCCCTGGCCATTGCTTCCTGGCTCGTGGACTGGTTTTCAGGCATATCAGTTCATCTCCACGCCCCAAACGGCGAACCACCTGATACTGTACGTGTTTTTTCAACGGCAACAACCAGTGACGGTGTTCTCCTGCTGTCTGCCAGTGATGAAGCAGACCCATCGAATAAAATCCCTTATCGAACAGGGTGGTACTGTTATTCGGGGTTTTCTCCGTCAGGTGCTCAGCCAGCCGCATTTCACTGACTTTTTCACTGTCGAATGCACTGGCGGCGATCAGATGGCTGCTCAGCTCCATCAGACAAACCATTCGCACCTGAGGATAGCCGCCTTCGCCGTACTGGCTGCTGTGTTTACTGAAGACGGCTCTGTTTTCCGGCGTATCGGCGGTACGCCAGACCACGCCGTCGACAGCAAACAGATTCAGACCGTGCCATTTTGGATGTGCAGCCTGCTGATTCCAGTGCTGCTGTGTGATATCAAAAAGCTCCCGCACTGCATTTTCACCCAGAGTCTTACGGCGCTGAATGACAGCGCTGCGTGCGGTAAAAGGAGCTCCGGTCCGGTCAGTAATATCCATCAGATTGACGATTTCGGTCATCGGATGATCGCAAAAAATGGACATCCCAACGACAAGCCAAATCATGGATTCGAGGGAAAGTTTACGTTTACGCAAAGTAACGGTATCGGTCAGGGTGAGCGCCTGCTGAATAAGCTCGGGAGGAATAAGGTCCGCGAGACTACGGGCGCGCTCAGGAGTGGCGGCATTGATGATGCCGAGGGCCTGGGAAAGTTCCATTTAAAAAGGGTTCCATGATGAACATAGAACCCTTTTTACCGCATAAACCGGATCGGTCAACCGATCCTTAAATGATCGGCATTAACCACCGGGACACCGTTTTTCTGACTCAGCATGCGCGAAAGGGCGTTAGCTTTGCTCTGCTGCTGCAAGGTGGATGATGCATGCTGGATCTGACAGCCACCACAGCGGCCAAAATACGGACAGCGTGGTGCCACGCGTTCAGAGCTGGCAGAAAGAATTCGGGTTGTTTTGCCCCGCGCCCATGAACTTTTTTCCTGGACGATCTCCACCTCGACGCACTCGCCCGGCAATGCCCCACTAATGAACAGTGCTTTACCGTTTATTCGTCCCACTCCCTGCCCCAGTCCATCCAGTTCATCAATCATCACTCTTATGATCTGGCGGGTCGTCACGCACCGTTTTGCAGAGTAGAATTGCGCCATTATTCAGTTTCATCCGTAACATAGTTAGCGAAAAAGCGTGCGTAGCCTACACCAGGGATTAAGAAAATACGACCCGCGTAGCCCGCTCACACCACCGTGCTACAGGATAATTATGACTAAATACAGCCTGCGGGCGCGCATGATAATTTTGATTCTGGCCCCCACGTTGATGATCGGGCTTTTATTAAGCACTTTTTTTATCGTACATCGCTATAACGAGCTGCAACATCAGCTTATGAATGCGGGGGCAAATATTATTGAACCCCTGGCTACCGCCAGTGAATATGGCATAACCTTCCAAAGCAAAACATCGGTACGCCAGCTGGTCAACCTGCTGCACCGTCGTCACTCGAATATCGTCCGTGTTCTTGCCGTGTTCGACACGAAAGATCAGCTTTTTGTCACCTCTAATTACCATCTTAATATTGAAAAACTGCGAATGCCGGAGAGCGCCCGATTTATTTCTGGCATTAGTACTCAACGCCTGGGAAACGCGATAATTTTACGCACGCCAATACGGTCAGAAAGCTACTATCCAGATGAGGCGGCCAATGAAAATGCCAAGCCCAGCGGCAATCCGCTGGGCTACGTTGCCATTGAACTGGATTTACAGTCGATCAGATTACAGCAATATAAGGAAGTTTTTCTCTCAACCCTGCTGCTGTTGCTCTGCCTGTGTCTGGCGATGCTGTTCGCCTATCGTTTGATGCGCGACGTCACCGGGCCTATTCGAAATATGGTCAATACGGTTGATCGCATTCGTCGTGGGCAGCTTGATAGCAGAGTGTCCGGACATATGTTAGGTGAGTTGGACATGTTGAAAAACGGCATTAACTCCATGGCTATGTCGCTGACCGCTTATCATGAAGAAATGCTGCAAAATATCGATCAGGCCACCTCGGATTTGCGAGAAACTCTTGAACAGATGGAGATCCAGAATGTGGAGCTGGATCTGGCCAAGAAGCATGCTCAGGAAGCCGCACGGATCAAATCAGAATTCCTTGCCAATATGTCCCATGAGCTGCGCACCCCTCTTAATGGCGTTATTGGCTTTACCCGTCAGACGCTCAAGACCTCTCTCAATTCGACCCAACGCGATTATCTGCACACCATTGAGCGCTCGGCAAATAATCTGTTGAGCATTATTAATGACGTTATGGATTTCTCAAAGCTTGAAGTCGGCAAACTGGTGCTGGAAACGATTCCCTTCCCGCTGCGTGCCACGCTCGACGAAGTCGTGGTTTTACTGGCGCAATCTGCTCATGAGAAAGGGCTGGAACTGACACTGAATATTCAGCATGACGTGCCGGACAATGCCATCGGCGATCCGCTCCGACTGCAACAGATCATCGTTAACCTGCTGGGTAACGCCATCAAATTTACTGAGTACGGACATATTAATATCCGTGTGGAAAAACGCGCGTTGATCAACAACCGCATCGAGCTGGAGGTGCAGATCCACGACACGGGCATCGGTATTTCAGAGAAACAGCAGTCGCAGTTGTTTCAGGCGTTTCGTCAGGCCGATGCCAGTATTTCCCGACGCCATGGAGGTACAGGCCTGGGCCTGGTGATTACCCAAAAGCTGGTGCATGAAATGGGTGGAGAAGTATCGTTCCATAGCCGATTGAATCAGGGATCAACCTTCTGGTTTCATATCAATCTTGCACTGAATCCGAATGCCGCCAGCGATCTGCGCATTGCTGACTGTCTGCAAAACAGGAGCCTTGCCTACATTGAAGCGAATCCAGCCGCCGCTCAATCAACGCAGGATTTGCTGGCTGCTACCAAAATGACCGTCAGTTACAGTCCCAACCTGGAGGAGCTTCCTCCCGGGCACTATGACGTTTTGCTTATCGGGCTGCCAGTGACAAAAGAACAGGGCGGCAAAATAGCCAACCACGAACTGCTACCCATTTTACAACGTGCTGACAACGTGATCATGGCACTGCCCTGCCAGATGCAAACCTATGCAGAAGATCTCAAAGCGCGAGGGGTAAGTGCCTGTTTAATTAAGCCTGTGTCTCTTACGCGTCTGTTGCCCGTGCTGTTCGATTATCACATGCAGGATTCCGGTCTTCGGACAGAGAAACGTCGTCTGCCGCTGACGGTCATGGCCGTTGATGATAACCCTGCCAATCTGAAATTGATCGGTGCGCTGCTGGAAGAACAGGTAGAGCATATTGTCCTCTGTGGCAATGGTTTTACCGCCATCGAAGAAGCACAAAAACAGGCACTCGACATAATTTTGATGGATATCCAGATGCCAGAAATAGACGGTCTGCGCACCAGTGAGTTAATTCGTCAACTGCCACAGCATTTAACAACGCCCATTGTCGCCGTCACCGCCCATGCGCTCAATGGCGAGCAGGAACAGTTGTTTAAAGCAGGCATGGTTGAGTACCTAGCGAAACCCATTGATGAAGGCAAACTTAGCCAGTTGTTGGCTCGTTACTCGCCTGCACCTGTAGTGATGACGCTGCCGGATACGACCGGCTCGCTTGACTGGCAGCTGGCACTTCGCCAGGCAGCCAATAAGCCGGATTTGGCCCTGGATTTATTACAGATGCTGGTTGATTTCCTGCCGGATGTACAAAGTCTGGTTAACCGTTATATGCAGGAAAACAATCCACAGGCGCTGCGCGATATTATCCACAAGCTCCATGGTAGCGCCAGTTACAGCGGTGTTCCCCGACTGAAAAAACTGTGCCAACAGATTGAGCAAAATCTGCGGTTAAATAATGATATTGCAGCCGTTGAACCAGAATTGTACGAACTGCTGGATGAGACTGAGAATGTCACAACCTTAGCCAGAAAGAGGCTGGGACTGAGTGATTGAGTCATTTCCAAAGGCGGCATCAGTGCCGCCCCGTTGGTCAACTTATTTGCCTATGGTTTGCCCCACGGCAATGGAAGCCGCGATATTGCGCGCGGCCATTTGCACATTCTCTGCCGCAGATGACAAGGCCTCTTCCAGTGTGGTGATTCGGTAGATCACGCTGAAAACGGCATCCAGCCCGTGCTGATGGACTACCGCCACATCCGGCGTCAGACTTCCCGCAATACCAATAACCGGCTTATTGTAGCGTTTAGCTATTTTCGCTACCCCAATGGGCACCTTGCCATGAATGGTCTGGCTGTCGATGCGACCTTCACCGGTAATGACCAGCGTGGCCTCCTTTACCAGGCGATCAAGTCCCAGCGCTTCGGTCACGATCTCCACGCCCCGGCGCAGTTCTGCATGGCAGAAAGCGTATAGTCCCGCGCCCATTCCCCCAGCCGCACCACCGCCCACCAGGGAAAGTACGTCAATATCCAGTTCCCGAAGGATAACGTCTGCATAGTGCGCTAACGCTTTATCCAGCTGTTTAACCCCCTCAGAAGTGGCGCCTTTTTGCGGGCCGAACACCGCAGAGGCACCTTCTTTGCCCACCAGCGGATTGGTCACATCGCAGGCCACTTCAAAACGGCAGTATTGAATGCGTGAATCGAAATCACTCATATCAACAGAAGCCAGTTGTACAAGCTGGCCACCGCCGTAACCAATTTGCTGACCGTGATGGTCCAGTAATTTCGCACCCAGTGCCTGCACCATCCCGGCACCACCGTCGTTGGTCGCGCTGCCACCGATACCAATGATAAAATGCCTGACGCCCTGATCGAGCGCACTAAGGATCAGCTCTCCGGTCCCCCATGATGTGGTGATCAGCGGGTCGCGATCTGTCGTCGCCATCAGTTCAAGCCCGCTCGCCGCCGCCATTTCAATGTAGGCGCAGCGCTTATCGCCAGACAAGCCGTAAAATGCCGCTACCGGCTCGCCAAGCGGGCCAGTCACCGTCAGGCGGATCAGGCTACCTTTTGTCGCGGCCACCATTGCCTCGACGGTGCCTTCGCCCCCATCGGCTACGGGTAGTTTGACGTAATCTGCATCAGGGAAAATTTCGCGGAACCCCAGCTCAATGTGTCTGGCAACCTGCCGGGCGGTCAGGCTTTCTTTATATGAATCGGGAGCGATGAGTATTTTCATATATTATCCGTTCGCTGTTAAGCTCTTCCCGACCCGGCGGGAGCAGGTGCCGTCAAGCCGGATCGCGCGGCTATTTGCTGATTTCAACTTTGGCTAATTTCTCATAGTAACAGGCCAGGGCGCTGTGATCGGCTGTACCCAGCCCATCGGCGCGTAATGCCTGCATCATCTCCATCACCGCTGCGGTCAGCGGCAACTGCGCACCTACACTGTGGGAGGTATCCAGCGCGTTAGCCAGGTCTTTAATATGCAGATCGATACGGAATCCCGGCTTGAAATTACGGTCCATAACCATCGGCGCTTTCGCATCCAGCACGGTGCTACCGGCCAGCCCACCGCGAATAGCCTGATAAACCAGCTCCGGGTTTACGCCCGCCCTGGTCGCGAGGGTCAGCGCTTCTGACATCGCCGCAATATTCAGTGCGACGATCACCTGATTGGCCAGTTTGGTCACATTACCTGCGCCAATATCGCCCGTATGCACTACTGAGCCGGCCATTGCTTTCATAATGTCGTAACATTTGTCGAACAGTGCCTTGTCACCCCCGACCATCACTGACAGCGTGCCATCAATTGCTTTTGGTTCACCGCCGCTTACGGGCGCATCCAGCAAGGCAATCCCTTTTTCTGCCAGCGCTTGATAAATTTCACGGCTGGCCAGCGGCGCAATCGAACTCATATCAATAATAATGGTACCTGCTTTCGCGCCCTCAATAACACTTGCCTGGCCCAATAGCACCTCTTTAACCTGAGGCGAATTGGGCAGCATGGTGATAATCACCTCACACTGCTCGGCGACGGCTTTGGCAGAAGAAGCCACGCCAGCGCCCAGACTGACCAGCTCCGCTTCGCTTTCCCGATTGCGATCGCGTACCACAAGGCTGTAACCCGCTTTCAGCAGGTTTTTACTCATGGGTTTGCCCATAATGCCCAGACCAATAAAGCCGATTTTCATGTTTTTTCTCCTTAACGATGAATTATTTTTTGAAGCGATCGCATAAAGCCTGCGTGGCACCTCGGAAGATACCGACATCGCTCCCGACTGCGACAAAACCAGCGCCCCATTCCAGATAACGTCGGGCATCGGCCTCAACTGGTGCAAGTATGCCGCTGGGTTTGCCAGCCGCTTTCGCCCGTTCAAAAATATGCTTAATGACTTTCAGCACCGCCTGATGGGCTGGTTGTCCCAGGTAGCCCAGTGCCGCCGAGAGATCGCCCGGGCCAACGAAAACCCCATCCACGCCCTCTGTCGACGCAATCGCATCAATATTGTCCACCCCCCGCTGGGTTTCGATCTGCACCAGTAAGCTGACGTTATCGTTAATGATGCGGTTGTAATCCGGCACGGTGCCGTACATGTTGCTGCGATGAGAAACGGACACCCCACGAATGCCCTGCGGCGGATAACGTGTGGATGCCACAGCCCTGCTGGCTTCTTCGGCTGTTTCCACAAAGGGAATGAGAAAATTGGAGAACCCAATATCCAGCAAGCGTTTAATGATGACCGGTTCATTACAGGGTGGCCGTACCACTGGCGCGCTGGCGCTGCCTTTCAGCGCCATCAGTTGTGGAATAAAAGTGGTGATATCGTTGGGGGCGTGCTCCCCATCCAGAACCAGCCAGTCAAAACCAGCCAGTCCCAGGATTTCGGTAGTGATTGGATTTGCCAGTGCACACCAGCTACCGATTAAGGTCTCTCCGGCCAACAGACGCTGACGGAAACGGTTAGGGACGTTTACATAGCTCATCACTTTCTCCTGAAACGTTAGCGCACCAGACAGGGGCGCTTATTATCAAAGGCCCAGCCCGGCACCAGAAATTGCATGGCCTGCGCATCATTACGCGCACCCAGACCGTGCTGCAGATACAGTCGATTGGCCTTCATCACCTGGTCCATATCCAGTTCAACCCCCAGGCCGGGTCTTTCAGGAACCTGAACGCAGCCGCCTTTAATTTGCAGCGGCTGACGGGTCAGACGCTGATTGCCCTCCTGCCAGATCCAGTGGGTATCAATGGCGGTAATTTTTCCGGGGGCCGCCGCAGCCACATGGGTGAACATCGCCAGCGAGATATCAAAATGGTTATTGGAATGCGAGCCCCAGGTAAGACCGAAATCGTGGCACATTTGTGCGACGCGCACCGAACCTTGCAGGGTCCAGAAATGGGGATCGGCGAGGGGAATATCGACAGATTGCAGAGACAAGGTGTGTCCCATCTGTCGCCAGTCAGTGGCAATCATATTGGTGGCGGTAGGCAACCCGGTCGCCCGACGAAACTCCGCCATGACTTCACGCCCGGAATATCCCTGCTCCGCACCGCACGGATCTTCCGCATAGGCCAGCACGTCACGCAGTGATTCCCCCAACGCAATCGCCTCTTCCAGCGACCAGGCACCGTTTGGATCCAACGTGATGCGCGCCTGCGGGAAACGTTTTGCCAGCGCGGTGATGGCCTCTGCTTCTTCCTCACCCGCCAGCACACCGCCTTTTAGTTTGAAGTCGTTGAAGCCATATTTTTCATAAGCCGCTTCTGCCAGCCGAACCACACGTTCAGACGTCAGTGCCTCTTCGTGCCGCAGGCGATACCAGTCGCATGCCTCATCGGGCTGACACTGGTAAGGCAGCGAGGTTTTACGGCGATCGCCGATATAAAACAGATAGCCCAGCATTTCCACGCGATCGCGCTGCTGCCCCTCCCCCAGCAGTGAAGCAACATTGACCCCCAGATGCTGCCCCAGCAGATCGAGCAGCGCAGACTCGATACCGGTCACCACGTGAATAGTGGTGCGCAAATCGAAGGTCTGCGTGCCACGACCACCAGCATCGCGGTCGGCAAAGGCATTGCGTACCTGGCTAAGCAGATTTTTATATTCACCGAGGGTATGCCCTGTCAGCAACGCCGCCGCCTCTTCCAGAGTTTTACGAATTTTCTCGCCGCCAGGAATTTCTCCCACGCCGGTATGCCCGGAGTTATCCTTGATAATGACAATATTACGGGTGAAAAACGGTGCATGTGCCCCACTGAGGTTGAGCAGCATGCTGTCATAACCCGCCACCGGAATAACCTGCATATCAATGATGATGGGTGTGGCTGTCGCATGATTCATAGCGTGTTCCTTCTCAATAACCCGAATTTAACGCCCGAAAACCGGGCGCTTGCGATCAAATGTCCAACCGGGGATCAGGTACTGCATGGCGAGGGCATCATTGCGCGCTCCGCACGGCAGTGTTTTATACAGTGCGTGGGCCTGCTCAAGCCTTTCCCAGTCCAGCTCAACCCCCAGACCCGGTGCGTCCGGCACCGCGATCTTACCTCCACGAATTTGTAGCGGTTCCCGGGTAAGGCGTTGATTGCCCTCCTGCCAGATCCAGTGAGTATCAATAGCGGTAGGTTGCCCCGGTGCAGCCGCACCGACGTGGGTAAACATCGCCAGCGAGATATCAAAATGGTTATTGGAGTGGCAGCCCCAGGTCAGACCCCAGTCATCACAAAGTTGGGCAACGCGCACTGCGCCACTCAGCGTCCAGAAATGCGGGTCGGCCAGCGGGATATCGACCGCATTCAGCATGACGGCGTGGTTCATCTCACGCCAGTTGGTGGCAATCATATTGGTCGCTACCGGCAAACTGGTTGCACGGCGAAATTCGGCCATCACCTCCCGCCCTGAATAGCCCTGCTCTGCGCCACAGGGATCCTCTGCGTAGGCCAGGATGCCTCGCAGGTCTTTGCACAGCGAAATGGCTTCATCCAGCCCCCAGGCACCATTGGGATCGACGGTAATTCGCGCATCGGTGAACCGTTTTTTCAGCGTTTTTAGCGTCTCAATCTCCTGTTCACCCGGCAGCACACCGCCTTTTAGTTTAAAATCTTTAAACCCGTATTTATCCTGTGCGGCCTCCGCCAACAGCAGCATAGCAGCGCTGTCCATCGCCGGCTGATGGCGCAGGTGATACCAGGCATGGTCTGCCTGTTCGCCGGCCAAATAGGGCAAATCGGTTTTTCGACGATCCCCGATGTAAAACAAATAGCCCAGAACAGCCACTGCATCGCGCTGTTTACCCGGCCCCAACAGTTCTGCCACTGGCACCTGCAGGTATTGCCCTAACAGATCAAGCAGAGCCGCCTCCAGCCCAGCAACCGCATTCACCCGCAGTTCAAAGGTCCATGCGCCCTTACCAAAAGTATCGAAATCCGCCGACTGGTTTCCTTTATGTACCTGTTGCACCAGGCTGTTCATCCGCGCAATTTCGTTCCCTATGACTTGAGGCACCGCGGCCAGCAGCGTCTGAAAAATGGTCTCGCCACCTGGCGCTTCACCCACGCCAGTGTGGCCGGCGCTGTCGGTCAGCACCACAATATTGCGGGTGAAATAAGCACTGTGCGCACCGCCGATATTCAGTAGCATGCTGTCATAACCCGCCACCGGGATAACCTTCATGTCGGTGATCACGGGCGTGCTTTGCGTACTCATCACGTCTCCTTCAGAGCGGCTTGAGCTCAATACGTTTAATGTCTTTTACCAGCACCAGATAACTCAGCACCGCAACAAAAGCATGGATGCCGACGTACACCAGTGCGCCGTTGTATGAGCCGGTAGTGGCAATGATGTAGCCAATGGCGACAGGCGTAACAATGCCGGAGATATTGCCAAACATATTGAACAGGCCGCCGCTCAGACCGCTGATCTCTTTCGGTGCGGTATCCGCCATGACGGCCCAGCCCAGCGCACCAATCCCTTTTCCAAAGAACGCCAGTGCCATAAAGAACACCACAACCCATTCCGTATCGACGTAGTTACACACCACCATGATAATGGAGAGCAGCATCCCCAATACGATGGGCGTTTTACGGGCAATATTCAGCGATCCGGTTCTGCGCATCAGCCAGTCCGAAATGATGCCGCCCAGCACGCCGCCGAGAAAACCACAGATGGCGGGCACAGAAGCCACCACCCCGGCTTTTAAAATGGACATGCCGCGCGCCTGCACCAGATAAACCGGGAACCAGGTAATAAAAAAGTAGGTCAAGGCATTGATACAGTATTGCCCCAGATAAATGCCGATCATCATTCTGGAACCAATAAGCTGCTTGATTTGGTGCGTTTTTTCAGCCCAGCTGACTTTCCGTACTGTTTGCTTTTGATCCATATGAATCAGCGCTCCGCCCTGCTCCATATAAGCCAGTTCGGCACTGTTGACGCCAAGATGTGTGTTCGGATCGCGGATTGCCTTCAACCAGATGAGGCTGATGATGATCCCAAGTCCGCCCATAAACCAGAAAACGTGCGCCCACCCCACTGCTGACACCAGCCATCCCATGATGGGTGCAAAAATCACCGTGGCGAAATATTGTGCCGAGTTAAAGATAGCCACGGCAGTGCCTCTTTCCTGTGCAGGAAACCAGGCGGCAACAATCCGGCTGTTACCGGGAAACGAAGGTGCCTCGGCCAGCCCAACCAGGAAACGCAACATAAAAAGCACGGCAATCACGGTAAAACCGCTAAACAAATCGACAAAGCCCTGAAGCAGGGTAAACAGCGACCAAAGGAAAATGCTCCAGAAATAGACGCGCCTTGAGCCAAAACGGTCAAGAAGCCAGCCGCCGGGAATCTGCCCAATAACATAAGCCCATGAGAACGCAGAGAAGATATAACCCAGTCCGACAGGATCGAGACCGATATCCTTCGACATAGCGGAACCGGCAATGGCAATAGTCGCACGGTCTCCGTAATTAAAAGAGGTGACAATAAACAGCATCACCACGATCCAGTAGCGTGCGTGCGTTCTTTTTTGCACGTCACTCGCGGTACCAGTGATTGAATTCATAATGCACTCCTGAAATCCAGCT from Erwinia tracheiphila harbors:
- a CDS encoding IS4 family transposase translates to MELSQALGIINAATPERARSLADLIPPELIQQALTLTDTVTLRKRKLSLESMIWLVVGMSIFCDHPMTEIVNLMDITDRTGAPFTARSAVIQRRKTLGENAVRELFDITQQHWNQQAAHPKWHGLNLFAVDGVVWRTADTPENRAVFSKHSSQYGEGGYPQVRMVCLMELSSHLIAASAFDSEKVSEMRLAEHLTEKTPNNSTTLFDKGFYSMGLLHHWQTAGEHRHWLLPLKKHVQYQVVRRLGRGDELICLKTSPRARKQWPGVPEEMVARLLTRRVDGKERQVLTSLTDPNRYPGKDISELYRHRWETELGYREAKQGMLDSRWTLRSRLPELVRQELWGVLLAYNLVRYQMVQMAFHLKGDYLPYQLSFSGAISEIIRMLITLPWASPGKMPGELRTLYEQAKWLVLPGRRERSYPRELRVKSRKYPDKKVAGHLK
- a CDS encoding TRAM domain-containing protein, which codes for MAQFYSAKRCVTTRQIIRVMIDELDGLGQGVGRINGKALFISGALPGECVEVEIVQEKSSWARGKTTRILSASSERVAPRCPYFGRCGGCQIQHASSTLQQQSKANALSRMLSQKNGVPVVNADHLRIG
- the barA gene encoding two-component sensor histidine kinase BarA, whose protein sequence is MTKYSLRARMIILILAPTLMIGLLLSTFFIVHRYNELQHQLMNAGANIIEPLATASEYGITFQSKTSVRQLVNLLHRRHSNIVRVLAVFDTKDQLFVTSNYHLNIEKLRMPESARFISGISTQRLGNAIILRTPIRSESYYPDEAANENAKPSGNPLGYVAIELDLQSIRLQQYKEVFLSTLLLLLCLCLAMLFAYRLMRDVTGPIRNMVNTVDRIRRGQLDSRVSGHMLGELDMLKNGINSMAMSLTAYHEEMLQNIDQATSDLRETLEQMEIQNVELDLAKKHAQEAARIKSEFLANMSHELRTPLNGVIGFTRQTLKTSLNSTQRDYLHTIERSANNLLSIINDVMDFSKLEVGKLVLETIPFPLRATLDEVVVLLAQSAHEKGLELTLNIQHDVPDNAIGDPLRLQQIIVNLLGNAIKFTEYGHINIRVEKRALINNRIELEVQIHDTGIGISEKQQSQLFQAFRQADASISRRHGGTGLGLVITQKLVHEMGGEVSFHSRLNQGSTFWFHINLALNPNAASDLRIADCLQNRSLAYIEANPAAAQSTQDLLAATKMTVSYSPNLEELPPGHYDVLLIGLPVTKEQGGKIANHELLPILQRADNVIMALPCQMQTYAEDLKARGVSACLIKPVSLTRLLPVLFDYHMQDSGLRTEKRRLPLTVMAVDDNPANLKLIGALLEEQVEHIVLCGNGFTAIEEAQKQALDIILMDIQMPEIDGLRTSELIRQLPQHLTTPIVAVTAHALNGEQEQLFKAGMVEYLAKPIDEGKLSQLLARYSPAPVVMTLPDTTGSLDWQLALRQAANKPDLALDLLQMLVDFLPDVQSLVNRYMQENNPQALRDIIHKLHGSASYSGVPRLKKLCQQIEQNLRLNNDIAAVEPELYELLDETENVTTLARKRLGLSD
- a CDS encoding glycerate kinase; its protein translation is MKILIAPDSYKESLTARQVARHIELGFREIFPDADYVKLPVADGGEGTVEAMVAATKGSLIRLTVTGPLGEPVAAFYGLSGDKRCAYIEMAAASGLELMATTDRDPLITTSWGTGELILSALDQGVRHFIIGIGGSATNDGGAGMVQALGAKLLDHHGQQIGYGGGQLVQLASVDMSDFDSRIQYCRFEVACDVTNPLVGKEGASAVFGPQKGATSEGVKQLDKALAHYADVILRELDIDVLSLVGGGAAGGMGAGLYAFCHAELRRGVEIVTEALGLDRLVKEATLVITGEGRIDSQTIHGKVPIGVAKIAKRYNKPVIGIAGSLTPDVAVVHQHGLDAVFSVIYRITTLEEALSSAAENVQMAARNIAASIAVGQTIGK
- the garR gene encoding 2-hydroxy-3-oxopropionate reductase; its protein translation is MKIGFIGLGIMGKPMSKNLLKAGYSLVVRDRNRESEAELVSLGAGVASSAKAVAEQCEVIITMLPNSPQVKEVLLGQASVIEGAKAGTIIIDMSSIAPLASREIYQALAEKGIALLDAPVSGGEPKAIDGTLSVMVGGDKALFDKCYDIMKAMAGSVVHTGDIGAGNVTKLANQVIVALNIAAMSEALTLATRAGVNPELVYQAIRGGLAGSTVLDAKAPMVMDRNFKPGFRIDLHIKDLANALDTSHSVGAQLPLTAAVMEMMQALRADGLGTADHSALACYYEKLAKVEISK
- the garL gene encoding 2-dehydro-3-deoxyglucarate aldolase gives rise to the protein MSYVNVPNRFRQRLLAGETLIGSWCALANPITTEILGLAGFDWLVLDGEHAPNDITTFIPQLMALKGSASAPVVRPPCNEPVIIKRLLDIGFSNFLIPFVETAEEASRAVASTRYPPQGIRGVSVSHRSNMYGTVPDYNRIINDNVSLLVQIETQRGVDNIDAIASTEGVDGVFVGPGDLSAALGYLGQPAHQAVLKVIKHIFERAKAAGKPSGILAPVEADARRYLEWGAGFVAVGSDVGIFRGATQALCDRFKK
- the gudD gene encoding glucarate dehydratase, whose protein sequence is MNHATATPIIIDMQVIPVAGYDSMLLNLSGAHAPFFTRNIVIIKDNSGHTGVGEIPGGEKIRKTLEEAAALLTGHTLGEYKNLLSQVRNAFADRDAGGRGTQTFDLRTTIHVVTGIESALLDLLGQHLGVNVASLLGEGQQRDRVEMLGYLFYIGDRRKTSLPYQCQPDEACDWYRLRHEEALTSERVVRLAEAAYEKYGFNDFKLKGGVLAGEEEAEAITALAKRFPQARITLDPNGAWSLEEAIALGESLRDVLAYAEDPCGAEQGYSGREVMAEFRRATGLPTATNMIATDWRQMGHTLSLQSVDIPLADPHFWTLQGSVRVAQMCHDFGLTWGSHSNNHFDISLAMFTHVAAAAPGKITAIDTHWIWQEGNQRLTRQPLQIKGGCVQVPERPGLGVELDMDQVMKANRLYLQHGLGARNDAQAMQFLVPGWAFDNKRPCLVR
- a CDS encoding enolase C-terminal domain-like protein, with protein sequence MSTQSTPVITDMKVIPVAGYDSMLLNIGGAHSAYFTRNIVVLTDSAGHTGVGEAPGGETIFQTLLAAVPQVIGNEIARMNSLVQQVHKGNQSADFDTFGKGAWTFELRVNAVAGLEAALLDLLGQYLQVPVAELLGPGKQRDAVAVLGYLFYIGDRRKTDLPYLAGEQADHAWYHLRHQPAMDSAAMLLLAEAAQDKYGFKDFKLKGGVLPGEQEIETLKTLKKRFTDARITVDPNGAWGLDEAISLCKDLRGILAYAEDPCGAEQGYSGREVMAEFRRATSLPVATNMIATNWREMNHAVMLNAVDIPLADPHFWTLSGAVRVAQLCDDWGLTWGCHSNNHFDISLAMFTHVGAAAPGQPTAIDTHWIWQEGNQRLTREPLQIRGGKIAVPDAPGLGVELDWERLEQAHALYKTLPCGARNDALAMQYLIPGWTFDRKRPVFGR